The following coding sequences are from one Arcobacter nitrofigilis DSM 7299 window:
- a CDS encoding methyl-accepting chemotaxis protein has translation MRSQLGFGNKLLLQVLSTMVVVFGITMFFVIKYSYETSQSEAKQYLQEAAFKEASIIQGEVDKTILITKLMGKKFEAPFKTDTHLEPKEVLQYLKDILDHNEIIVGTWFKIKDKTLLFPENMELAGKEGYDKVGQFNPYVTRTDSGIKVSPGAVYSEKDSWVKGPMESGKLYITKPYLYPVNGEKVLMVSIGVPMYNNNQYIGVSGIDINLETFAKKAKETRYYKTGYFFLVGQHKYILAHPKREKLGVLLPSTEKFKDAIKKAQEHKDTTFTRVEENGLVNFYYSKAITIGNEGLYWDLFLTVPEDEYLQDAYFIRNFSIIAALIGILLMAGVVVFTTKKLNFNLRSIGTGLDGFFLYLNKETNQTEPIEIKSNDEFGAMAKSINENVTKIQVGINQDNELLENVKNVVNHVGEGYLNKRIDKSTSTDSLNELKNLLNTMLENLEQLVGEDLNKISETLSSYMKRDFTATLDSEHSGKIGKEIIEMNRMITDMLRDNQEDGLSLQQSSNELTSNVKTLSANATSQAASLEETAASIDEITGTIEQTNHKAQEMNAISNQTKESATQGKNLANDTVSAMEDINNTVININEAITVIDQIAFQTNILSLNAAVEAATAGEAGKGFAVVAQEVRNLASRSAEAAKEIKNLVESATSKANNGKTISNKMIEGFTNLEAKIVETSKLIDDVTNAAKEQSIGMAQISDAVGQLDKFTQENAAVADKTNDIAQKTNEIAIDIVNNVNLNNFEGKGKHVDVVKKEQTPKTQKAVQAPKTTDKKTSEQSSTQKTKIITPQKSNDNDEWESF, from the coding sequence ATGAGAAGCCAGTTGGGTTTTGGTAATAAGTTATTATTACAAGTTTTAAGTACGATGGTTGTTGTTTTTGGAATAACAATGTTTTTTGTTATTAAATATTCATATGAAACTTCACAAAGTGAGGCCAAGCAGTATTTACAAGAAGCTGCATTTAAAGAGGCTAGTATCATACAAGGAGAAGTTGATAAAACGATTCTTATTACTAAATTGATGGGTAAAAAGTTTGAAGCACCTTTTAAAACTGACACTCATTTAGAGCCAAAAGAAGTACTACAATATTTGAAAGATATTTTAGATCATAATGAGATTATCGTTGGTACTTGGTTTAAAATCAAAGATAAGACTTTACTTTTCCCCGAAAATATGGAATTGGCAGGAAAAGAAGGTTATGATAAAGTTGGACAATTTAACCCATATGTTACAAGAACAGATTCTGGTATAAAAGTCTCTCCTGGAGCTGTTTATTCGGAAAAAGATTCATGGGTAAAAGGTCCTATGGAAAGTGGCAAATTATATATTACTAAGCCATATTTATATCCTGTAAATGGGGAAAAAGTACTTATGGTAAGTATTGGAGTACCTATGTATAATAACAACCAATATATAGGTGTATCTGGAATCGATATCAATTTAGAAACCTTTGCTAAAAAAGCAAAAGAGACAAGATATTATAAAACGGGATACTTCTTTCTTGTAGGGCAACACAAATATATTTTGGCTCATCCAAAAAGGGAAAAACTAGGAGTTTTACTTCCTTCAACAGAAAAGTTTAAAGATGCTATAAAAAAAGCACAAGAGCATAAAGATACAACTTTTACAAGAGTAGAAGAAAATGGTTTAGTAAACTTTTATTATTCAAAAGCTATTACTATTGGAAATGAAGGTCTTTATTGGGATCTGTTTTTAACTGTACCTGAAGATGAGTATTTACAAGATGCATATTTTATAAGAAACTTCTCTATTATAGCTGCACTAATTGGGATTTTATTGATGGCTGGAGTAGTTGTTTTCACTACTAAAAAACTTAATTTTAATCTACGCTCAATTGGAACAGGACTAGATGGATTTTTCTTGTATTTAAATAAAGAAACAAATCAAACAGAACCAATTGAAATCAAATCAAATGATGAATTTGGAGCTATGGCTAAAAGTATAAATGAAAATGTAACTAAAATTCAAGTAGGAATAAATCAAGATAATGAACTACTTGAAAATGTTAAAAATGTAGTGAATCATGTGGGGGAAGGCTATTTAAATAAACGAATAGATAAAAGTACAAGTACAGATTCACTTAATGAACTAAAAAATCTTCTTAATACTATGCTAGAGAATCTAGAACAATTAGTTGGAGAAGATTTAAATAAAATAAGTGAAACCTTATCTTCATATATGAAAAGAGATTTTACAGCTACATTAGATAGTGAACATTCTGGAAAAATCGGAAAAGAAATAATTGAAATGAATAGAATGATTACAGATATGTTAAGGGATAATCAAGAGGATGGATTATCTTTACAACAAAGTTCAAATGAACTTACTTCAAATGTAAAAACGTTAAGTGCAAATGCTACTTCACAAGCTGCATCACTAGAAGAGACAGCTGCTTCAATAGATGAAATTACGGGTACAATTGAACAAACAAATCATAAAGCCCAAGAGATGAATGCAATCTCAAATCAGACAAAAGAATCAGCGACTCAAGGTAAAAATTTAGCAAATGATACGGTTAGTGCAATGGAAGATATCAATAACACTGTTATAAATATAAATGAAGCTATAACTGTTATTGATCAAATCGCTTTTCAAACAAATATTCTAAGCTTAAATGCAGCGGTAGAAGCAGCAACAGCAGGTGAGGCTGGAAAAGGTTTTGCAGTAGTTGCACAAGAAGTTAGAAACTTAGCATCTCGTTCTGCAGAAGCTGCAAAAGAGATAAAAAATTTAGTTGAAAGTGCTACCTCAAAAGCAAATAATGGTAAAACAATAAGTAATAAAATGATTGAAGGGTTTACTAATCTTGAAGCAAAAATTGTAGAAACAAGTAAATTAATAGATGATGTGACAAATGCAGCAAAAGAGCAATCGATTGGTATGGCTCAGATATCTGATGCAGTTGGGCAATTAGATAAGTTTACACAAGAAAATGCAGCAGTTGCAGATAAAACAAATGATATTGCACAAAAAACAAATGAAATAGCAATAGATATTGTAAATAATGTAAATCTAAATAATTTTGAAGGAAAGGGTAAACATGTCGATGTAGTAAAAAAAGAACAAACTCCTAAGACACAAAAAGCTGTTCAAGCCCCTAAAACTACAGATAAAAAGACAAGTGAACAAAGTTCTACTCAAAAAACAAAAATAATCACACCGCAAAAATCAAATGATAATGATGAGTGGGAAAGTTTTTAA